Below is a genomic region from Parageobacillus toebii NBRC 107807.
GCGATGCGTCTTAGCGGGGCGACATACATGGAAATAATGAACGCCGGCGGCGGTATTCACGCGACGACAAAAGCAACTCGGGAAGCATCGAAAGAAACATTGTATGAAGAAAGCAAGCGGCGGCTCGATCAGTTTTTGCTTCACGGCGTCACGACCGTGGAGGCGAAAAGCGGCTATGGCTTGAGTCTTGAGCACGAAGTCAAACAGCTGACGGTGGCGAAACAGCTCGATGAAAACCATCCCGTCGATGTCGTGTCCACGTTTATGGGAGCGCATGCCGTACCCGCCGAGTGGAAAGACAATCCTGACGGCTTTGTCCGCGTCATCGTTGAAGAGATGATTCCGAAAGTAAGCGAGCTCGGGCTTGCCGAATTTAATGATGTCTTTTGCGAACGCGGCGTGTTCACTCCAGAACAGGCAAGAATCATTTTAGAGGCAGGAAAAGCGTACGGGCTGATGCCGAAAATTCATGCCGATGAAATCGAGCCATACGGCGGCGCGGAGCTGGCCGCGGAAGTCGGGGCGGTTTCCGCCGACCATCTCCTACGCGCTTCGGACGAAGGCATTCGCCGCATGGCGGAAAAAGGAGTGATTGCGGTGCTGCTACCGGGCACGGCGTTTTTCCTGATGACCAAGGCCGCCAATGCCCGCAAGATCATCGACGCCGGCGCAGCGGTCGCGCTTTCCACCGACTGCAATCCCGGCTCCTCTCCAACCGTATCGCTCCCGCTGATCATGAACCTCGGCTGCCTGCAGATGGGCATGACCCCTGCCGAAG
It encodes:
- the hutI gene encoding imidazolonepropionase — protein: MRPLFIRNASQLVTLAGSSTAPLVKEKMNELHIIENGSVWVEDGKIAAVGTDEELSQQFQERIAEAEIVDATGKTVTPGLVDPHTHFVYAGSRESEFAMRLSGATYMEIMNAGGGIHATTKATREASKETLYEESKRRLDQFLLHGVTTVEAKSGYGLSLEHEVKQLTVAKQLDENHPVDVVSTFMGAHAVPAEWKDNPDGFVRVIVEEMIPKVSELGLAEFNDVFCERGVFTPEQARIILEAGKAYGLMPKIHADEIEPYGGAELAAEVGAVSADHLLRASDEGIRRMAEKGVIAVLLPGTAFFLMTKAANARKIIDAGAAVALSTDCNPGSSPTVSLPLIMNLGCLQMGMTPAEALAAVTINAAHAINRGHEIGSIEVGKKADLVLFDVPNYMQLIYHYGMNHTDTVVKNGRVVVKSGRLCY